In Methanofollis sp., one DNA window encodes the following:
- a CDS encoding DUF2179 domain-containing protein, translated as MFEIDPWIFSTVLLPALIFFARIADVTLGTMRIIFVARGMKIVAPVLGFFEILIWLTAIGQIFANLTDYVNYIAYAAGFAAGNYIGILVEEKIAMGLAVIRIITQRDATALIGTLRSAGYGVTVMEAQGKAGPGKVIFTVVRRRNIPDVIAKVSAYSPKAFYSVEDVRYAAEGTFPQVRDRKTELRLFKYFRKGK; from the coding sequence GTGTTCGAGATAGACCCCTGGATTTTTTCCACCGTCCTGCTGCCCGCCCTCATCTTCTTTGCCAGGATCGCCGACGTCACCCTCGGGACGATGCGGATCATCTTCGTCGCCCGCGGCATGAAGATCGTCGCCCCTGTCCTCGGCTTCTTCGAGATCCTCATCTGGCTCACGGCCATCGGGCAGATCTTCGCGAACCTCACCGACTATGTCAACTACATCGCCTATGCCGCGGGTTTTGCCGCGGGCAACTACATCGGGATCCTTGTCGAGGAGAAGATCGCGATGGGACTTGCGGTCATCAGGATCATCACCCAGAGGGATGCTACCGCCCTCATCGGCACCCTGCGGTCCGCGGGGTACGGCGTGACCGTGATGGAGGCGCAGGGGAAAGCAGGTCCGGGGAAGGTCATCTTCACCGTGGTGCGGCGGCGGAACATCCCTGACGTGATCGCAAAAGTGAGTGCGTACTCCCCGAAGGCCTTCTACTCGGTCGAGGACGTGCGGTACGCCGCGGAGGGGACTTTCCCGCAGGTGCGGGACAGGAAGACCGAACTCAGGCTCTTCAAGTACTTCCGCAAGGGGAAGTGA